Within Nitrospira sp. MA-1, the genomic segment CGATCCGGCTATTCCCATATGATTTGGCACGACGTCCAGAATCTGCCCCATGCCATGCTGGTGTAGTGCTTGGATAAATGCCTGATACTCAGTTTCCGTTCCAATCTCTGGATTTAATTCCGTGGGATCAACCACGTCGTATCCATGAGTGCTTCCTGGAGCGGCTTTCAGATAGGGCGAGGCGTAGCAGTCGGTGATACCAAGTTGAGACAGATAGGGAAGAATGCGAGAGGCGTCCTGGAATGTGAACGACGAGTTAAATTGAAGGCGATAGGTCGAGAGCGGAATGTGCAGAGACAGAGGAGTCATGCTCCCTCCTTTATGTTAAAGAGGAGGGTGAGGAGTGAATGGCCCGTCCGCCATACGATTGCCCACGAGGGAAAAGGGTGAGGCCGAGCTTTCCGGCTGTGGATCGTCGACCGTCTCGTCCATGTTTGTCGCCTAGGGTGGTTCCGGACGAGATAATGTTAAATCGATCAATGATACAACGATGGAGATGGCAATTGGAGCCGATGAGTGTCCCATCAAGAATAATCGATTCTTCAATGGTACAGCCTTCTCCAATCCTGACATTACGTCCGATGATGGAACGTTTCACTGTACTGTCTACGACGAGGCTGCCTTGGCCGACCATGGCATCATCCATGTGGGATCGGACTAGACTGGCAACGGGTTCAACCGACGCATCGGTCAGAATAGGCCATTTGACATTTCGTAAGTCAAGGATCGGCGACTCTCCCAAGATGTCCATGTTGGCTTGCCAATAGGCCTCCAGCGTTCCGACATCGCGCCAGTACCCCCATTCTTCATAAGGATGAATGCCGGGAACCACATTGTCCATGAAGTCATAAGCCAAGACCCGGTGAGATTTGATGAGGGAGGGAATAATGTTCCTGCCAAAATCGTGAGTGCCGGCTTGACTGGCGTCTTGTTCAAGGATTTTCACAAGAATGTCGGCGTTAAAAATATAATTCCCCATCGAACTAAACGCCATCTCAGGATTTTCAGGCATGGGTTTCGGCGAGGCTGGCTTTTCCTCAAACCCGATGATTTGATGGTTGGCATTGACTTCGACAATTCCAAACCCTTTAGCTGCCTGAATCGGAACGGGAAGCGACGCGACGGTCACATCCGCTTCCTGGTCAAGATGAAATTGGATCATTTGCCGGACATCCATCCGGTAAATATGATCGGCTCCGAAGACGGCCACCAATCCTGGCGCGAAGTCCTGAATGAGGTTAATATTCTGATAAACGGCATCCGCTGTCCCTTCATACCATTTGCCTCGTCCCTTCATTTGTGGAGGGACGACCGTAATAAAGTTTTGACGGTTGGTGCCACCAAAACGCCAAGCCCTTCTGAGATGTTCAATTAAGGATTGCGAACGGTATTGCACCAAAACATACATGGATTGGATGCCGGAATTAATGAAATTGCTAAGAACAAAATCGACAATTCGATAGGTGCCGGCAAAGGGCACGGATGGCTTACTCCTTTGTTCAGTTAACGGCATTAGCCGTTCACCTTTTCCACCAGCCATAATCATAGCCAGGATTTTTTGGGGCGTCCGTTCTGTGATTTTTTTGCGACGGGATCCAGAAGAGGTTTTCATAGAGATTTAGGTGTTGGACGGAGGGTTGGTTAACTCGGCGACGGATCGTTCCAGTGCCGCGATCGTTTTTTGTTGTTTGGCAATCAACCGGCTTTTTTTTATGTAGGAGGGCAATGAAGCCAGTAGGGTCAGGCTAACACCTAACCCCAAAGCCGTGAGTAACATGACCGCCCGCGACCCGTGGAAGGTCCAGGCAAAAAAATTCAGAATGATGGGTTCGGAATTTTGTATAGAAAAGGCAACAGCAAAAAATAGTAAAAGCAGCAACGACAACAGTGCAGAATACATAGTCCCTTTTGGTATGTTAGGATATTGTTAATTAACACAGAAAGGACTCATTGGCAATGCCAATACTCTCAAATCGTTTTCAACGACTGGTTTCTGCCAACGAATGGAATCCGTTTTCGGTATTAGGTCCTCATAAGGACGATTCGACGGATTCTTCTGATATCTGCATCAGGGCATTTCTGCCTGAGGCTTCCGAAGTGGTGGTCCTTCATGG encodes:
- the glgC gene encoding glucose-1-phosphate adenylyltransferase, translated to MKTSSGSRRKKITERTPQKILAMIMAGGKGERLMPLTEQRSKPSVPFAGTYRIVDFVLSNFINSGIQSMYVLVQYRSQSLIEHLRRAWRFGGTNRQNFITVVPPQMKGRGKWYEGTADAVYQNINLIQDFAPGLVAVFGADHIYRMDVRQMIQFHLDQEADVTVASLPVPIQAAKGFGIVEVNANHQIIGFEEKPASPKPMPENPEMAFSSMGNYIFNADILVKILEQDASQAGTHDFGRNIIPSLIKSHRVLAYDFMDNVVPGIHPYEEWGYWRDVGTLEAYWQANMDILGESPILDLRNVKWPILTDASVEPVASLVRSHMDDAMVGQGSLVVDSTVKRSIIGRNVRIGEGCTIEESIILDGTLIGSNCHLHRCIIDRFNIISSGTTLGDKHGRDGRRSTAGKLGLTLFPRGQSYGGRAIHSSPSSLT
- a CDS encoding LapA family protein — translated: MYSALLSLLLLLFFAVAFSIQNSEPIILNFFAWTFHGSRAVMLLTALGLGVSLTLLASLPSYIKKSRLIAKQQKTIAALERSVAELTNPPSNT